The Oreochromis niloticus isolate F11D_XX unplaced genomic scaffold, O_niloticus_UMD_NMBU tig00007914_pilon, whole genome shotgun sequence genome includes a window with the following:
- the LOC109199932 gene encoding kallikrein-8-like — MAGTLCLVPLLLPLCISVTVNTEVALQKRIIGGDECERQYHVQLRAVYPHGPSSLCGGSLISDRWILTAAHCLKPGGIMFANLSVHQGGPEQEVQITAEAEIYTDKDTSTGRVHDIMLLQLPSSSDVQPIKLPDCDEPPKRVEIAGYGAITGLANEKRKPGKSPSLHCAETEVVSCTELNDILQKKFPEVHRVKSYQHWFCGQSPGKDICRGDSGGGVVHNGRIYGVSSFVGDPDFVCRAPAAFMDLCDPEYADWIRKTINP, encoded by the exons ATGGCAGGAACACTGTGTCTGGTGCCTCTTCTCTTGCCTCTGTGTATCA GTGTGACGGTGAACACAGAGGTGGCTCTGCAAAAGAGAATCATTGGAGGTGATGAATGTGAGCGACAGTATCATGTACAGCTCAGAGCAGTTTATCCACATGGACCTTCCAGCTTGTGTGGAGGCTCTTTGATCAGTGACCGCTGGATTCTGACTGCAGCTCACTGTCTGAAGCCAGGAGG GATCATGTTTGCAAATCTAAGTGTGCATCAAGGGGGTCCGGAGCAAGAAGTGCAGATAACAGCAGAAGCTGAGATCTATACAGACAAAGACACCAGCACAGGCAGAGTTCATGACATCATGCTGCTGCAGCTACCTAGCAGCTCTGATGTCCAACCTATAAAACTACCTGACTGTGATGAACCTCCTAAAAG AGTTGAGATCGCAGGTTATGGTGCCATCACCGGACTAGCTAATGAGAAAAGAA AACCTGGTAAATCACCCTCTCTTCACTGTGCAGAGACTGAGGTTGTCAGCTGTACAGAGCTCAATgatattttacagaaaaaattCCCCGAGGTCCACCGAGTCAAGAGCTATCAACACTGGTTCTGTGGACAAAGTCCTGGGAAAGATATATGCCGA GGAGACTCTGGTGGAGGAGTGGTTCATAATGGCAGGATTTATGGGGTCTCTTCTTTTGTGGGAGATCCGGACTTTGTATGCAGAGCACCGGCTGCCTTCATGGACCTCTGTGATCCTGAGTATGCAGATTGGATCAGGAAAACTATCAACCCATAA
- the LOC112845570 gene encoding uncharacterized protein YMR317W-like, with product MARRGPRLIDSHLDFAAGRLDYVVERPAEEGLPEVIRILDDTDTQRISEGECGEYFFSLSLSTSSGEAQDTDTQRISEREYGEYFSPLSPSPSFHEAPYADDGEQEGEYPPYLPVDDEEVSEPTDNSSDWNDSEEWGDWLSDDSGYDTMDERDDSPLIREHPPEPFWHDWQPPIAPGAAPIGQANAPLFPQVVVPVGDPPAAPPSAASSAAPSSAASSAAPSSAASSAAPSSAASSAAPSSSASSAAPSSSASSSAPSAAPSSGKRSREDLCPEEVSAKRCKVSDTFDAPSTSSGSFGVRRFWERPFDFSLDDSDSD from the exons ATGGCTCGCCGTGGACCCCGACTCATCGACAGCCACCTGGACTTCGCTGCAG GGCGTCTTGACTATGTGGTTGAACGCCCTGCAGAAGAAGGCCTTCCTGAAGTCATCAGGATCCTGGATGACACTGATACCCAGCGTATCAGTGAAGGTGAGTGTGGTgagtattttttctctctctcactctccacCTCTTCTGGTGAAGCACAGGACACTGATACCCAGCGTATCAGTGAACGTGAGTATGGTGAgtatttttcccctctctcaccCTCACCCTCTTTCCATGAAGCACCATATGCTGATGACGGTGAAcaggaaggtgagtaccccccctACCTACCTGTAGATGATGAAGAGGTGAGTGAACCGACTGACAATTCATCTGACTGGAACGACTCAGAAGAGTGGGGGGATTGGCTTAGCGATGACTCGGGGTACGACACCATGGATGAGAGAGATGATTCCCCTCTCATCCGGGAGCACCCTCCAGAGCCGTTTTGGCACGATTGGCAACCCCCTATTGCTCCAGGTGCTGCCCCCATCGGCCAGGCCAACGCCCCACTCTTCCCTCAAGTTGTTGTCCCAGTTGGTGATCCGCCAGCTGCTcctccctcagctgcttcctctgctgctccttcctcagctgcttcctctgctgctccttcctcagctgcttcctctgctgctccttcctcagctgcttcctctgctgctccttcctcatctgcttcctctgctgctccttcctcatctgcttcctcatctgctccctctgctgctccttcctcagGAAAGAGAAGCCGAGAAGACCTCTGCCCCGAAGAGGTAAGTGCAAAGAGGTGCAAGGTAAGTGACACGTTCGATGCCCCTTCAACATCCTCAGGTTCTTTTGGAGTCAGACGTTTCTGGGAGAGGCCTTTTGACTTTTCTCTTGATGACAGTGACTctgattag